In the Gossypium arboreum isolate Shixiya-1 chromosome 10, ASM2569848v2, whole genome shotgun sequence genome, one interval contains:
- the LOC108487861 gene encoding glycine-rich cell wall structural protein-like, with protein sequence MGVLNRFVLIAVLCILVVGSFGVADHGVSGVDDKKRLIHRPFLFKAKGGGLGRGIYKKGFRHGIGGGLGGGFGGGGGIGGGGGLGGGAGGGFGGGGGLGGGGGGGLGGGGGLGGGGGLGGGAGGGLGGGGGLGGGAGGGVGGGLGGGAGGGLGGGGGVGVVGGAGGGLGGGHKLGGAGGGLGGGGGLGGGHGLGGGAEGRLGGGGGLGGGHGLGGGAGGGLGGGGLGSGHGLGGGAGGGVGGGGGLGGGHGLGGGAGGGLGGGGGLGGGHGLGGGAGGGLGGGGGLGGGHGLGGGGELGGGAGGGGGVGLGGGGGAGGGAGGGLGGVGGAGGGFGGGGGFGGGGGVGGGFGVGGGFGKGGGLGAGGGAGGGGGGGFGGGGGGGAGFGGGAGFGAGGGGGH encoded by the coding sequence ATGGGTGTTTTGAACCGCTTTGTTTTGATTGCTGTGTTGTGCATTCTTGTTGTGGGTAGTTTTGGGGTGGCTGATCATGGGGTTAGTGGAGTTGATGATAAAAAGCGTTTGATACATCGTCCATTTTTGTTCAAAGCCAAGGGAGGAGGTCTAGGACGTGGGATATATAAGAAGGGTTTTAGGCATGGCATTGGTGGTGGTCTAGGTGGTGGTTTTGGTGGTGGTGGAGGTATTGGTGGAGGAGGTGGTTTAGGTGGGGGTGCTGGTGGAGGCTTTGGTGGTGGTGGAGGGCTAGGTGGCGGTGGTGGAGGAGGATTAGGTGGTGGAGGAGGTCTTGGGGGTGGTGGAGGCCTAGGTGGTGGTGCGGGAGGAGGATTAGGTGGTGGAGGTGGTCTTGGTGGAGGTGCTGGTGGTGGAGTTGGTGGAGGCCTGGGTGGTGGTGCGGGAGGAGGATTAGGTGGTGGAGGTGGTGTTGGTGTTGTTGGGGGTGCAGGTGGTGGATTGGGTGGTGGTCACAAGCTTGGAGGAGCAGGAGGTGGATTGGGCGGTGGTGGGGGACTTGGCGGTGGCCATGGGCTGGGTGGAGGTGCAGAAGGTAGATTGGGTGGTGGTGGAGGACTTGGCGGTGGCCATGGGCTGGGAGGAGGTGCAGGAGGTGGATTGGGTGGTGGTGGACTTGGCAGTGGCCATGGGCTGGGTGGAGGTGCAGGAGGTGGAGTGGGTGGTGGTGGAGGACTTGGCGGTGGCCATGGGCTGGGTGGGGGTGCAGGAGGTGGATTGGGTGGTGGTGGAGGACTCGGTGGGGGCCATGGGCTTGGTGGAGGTGCAGGAGGTGGactaggagggggtggaggactAGGTGGTGGCCATGGGCTGGGAGGTGGAGGCGAATTAGGTGGTGGTGCAGGTGGTGGAGGTGGAGTAGGGCTCGGTggaggtggtggtgctggaggaGGAGCTGGAGGAGGGCTTGGTGGAGTTGGTGGTGCTGGTGGAGGTTTTGGAGGTGGAGGAGGAtttggtggtggtggtggagttGGGGGAGGATTTGGAGTTGGTGGTGGATTTGGCAAAGGTGGAGGACTTGGGGCTGGTGGGGGTGCAGGTGGAGGGGGTGGGGGTGGCTTCGGTGGAGGTGGAGGTGGGGGTGCTGGCTTTGGCGGCGGAGCTGGCTTTGGTGCTGGTGGTGGAGGTGGGCACTAG